Proteins found in one Deltaproteobacteria bacterium IMCC39524 genomic segment:
- a CDS encoding response regulator: MGTPLCILIVDDSKFFIELERQFLRNTPATVLPADSAREALLLAREHQPNLVYMDVDMPEMNGYDCCRAFKSDPDLREIPVVLIGGDDPATDEAKARASGAEDYLPKPLDRRLFLASGHRFLVSIDRREPRRNCQIIVDYTCRGRRMMGRCIDISSGGMFLECQPTAQTGELLLLKFCLPDEKKTPVEVHGRIAWANANGSIIKEGFPLGYGVEFVDIAVSVGTALRRCFGT; this comes from the coding sequence TGGGCACACCGCTTTGCATCCTGATTGTTGATGACTCCAAGTTTTTCATCGAACTGGAGAGGCAATTCCTTCGCAATACGCCTGCAACGGTCTTGCCCGCTGATTCTGCCAGAGAAGCCCTGTTGTTGGCCAGGGAACATCAACCCAACCTCGTCTATATGGATGTTGATATGCCGGAGATGAATGGCTACGATTGCTGCCGTGCCTTTAAGTCTGACCCTGATTTGCGTGAGATACCTGTTGTCCTGATAGGAGGGGATGATCCTGCTACCGATGAGGCAAAAGCGCGCGCTTCCGGTGCGGAGGATTATTTGCCCAAACCGCTCGATCGTCGTCTCTTCTTAGCTTCCGGGCATCGCTTCCTGGTCAGTATCGATCGACGTGAACCACGCAGGAACTGTCAGATTATCGTTGACTATACCTGTCGTGGCCGGCGTATGATGGGTCGTTGCATTGATATCAGCAGTGGTGGTATGTTTCTGGAGTGTCAACCTACGGCTCAGACTGGCGAGTTGCTACTGCTTAAATTCTGTTTGCCCGATGAGAAGAAAACCCCGGTCGAGGTGCATGGCAGAATTGCCTGGGCGAATGCCAATGGCTCCATTATTAAAGAGGGTTTTCCTCTCGGCTATGGTGTTGAGTTCGTTGATATTGCCGTCTCAGTGGGTACGGCCTTGCGCCGTTGTTTTGGAACATAG